A single window of Vigna unguiculata cultivar IT97K-499-35 chromosome 1, ASM411807v1, whole genome shotgun sequence DNA harbors:
- the LOC114188376 gene encoding protein FAR1-RELATED SEQUENCE 5-like — protein MKKVPEKLQGYTNYKSIKTELKRLVYDSIIVADFELGWQAFIVKYDLTTNDWLTTLFDERRRWVPCYLKSQFWAGMSTTQRSEGLNAFFDGFINSGTTLQQFVVQYDNALRQKAEKEFEADFASSNTTAACGSQSLIERQFQLEYSHAKFAEVQNEFRGKINCFVKRVFQDGCLVKYTVKEEWLWEGKKSHRMHDVVLDTMPTNIQCSCMLFEFRGIMCRHNLLTLGQEDIECVPEKYVLRRWSKNVRRRHSLIIAGYNRSNDDPRMQRYKMLCKRFYDLAEVACDSDASSRMLCNELNSIAKGLGVPTKSNPFMLSQHGDIEDNDGQHAGVTNSSIVRSPVHVKRKGRPRTNRLQSTVEKLSKKKKTSAAKNKSQRSSQEPMDVNVPLDSQCTQLTDEASIGPYIPNNGFMSLLTCMEAEIVNSQVATTRLI, from the exons ATGAAAAAAGTGCCAGAAAAATTGCAAGGTTACACAAACTACAAATCTATCAAGACTGAATTGAAAAGACTAGTGTATGATTCAATCATAGTGGCTGACTTTGAATTGGGATGGCAGGCatttattgtaaaatatgaTTTGACCACAAACGACTGGCTCACTACATTGTTTGACGAGAGACGTCGTTGGGTTCCTTGCTATCTAAAAAGTCAGTTTTGGGCTGGAATGTCGACCACCCAAAGGAGTGAAGGCCTGAACGCTTTTTTTGATGGGTTCATTAATTCGGGAACTACTTTGCAACAATTTGTTGTGCAATATGACAACGCACTACGACAAAAGGcagaaaaagaatttgaagCTGACTTTGCTTCATCCAATACCACTGCTGCATGTGGATCACAATCTCTTATTGAAAGGCAGTTTCAACTAGAGTACTCGCACGCCAAATTTGCTGAGGTACAGAACGAATTTAGGGGAAAGATTAATTGCTTCGTGAAAAGGGTGTTCCAAGATGGATGTCTGGTGAAGTATACCGTCAAGGAAGAGTGGTTATGGGAGGGCAAAAAATCCCACAGAATGCATGATGTTGTGCTTGACACGATGCCAACCAATATCCAATGTAGTTGTATGTTGTTTGAGTTTAGGGGCATCATGTGTCGTCACAACTTGTTGACTCTAGGACAAGAAGACATAGAGTGTGTGCCGGAAAAATATGTTCTCCGTCGATGGTCCAAAAATGTAAGGAGGAGGCATAGTTTGATAATAGCGGGATACAATAGAAGTAATGACGACCCACGCATGCAAAGATACAAAATGTTATGCAAGAGGTTTTACGATTTAGCGGAGGTGGCATGTGACTCAGACGCTTCATCCAGGATGTTGTGTAATGAGCTAAATTCTATTGCAAAAGGATTAGGTGTCCCTACCAAATCAAATCCCTTTATGCTTTCCCAACATGGTGACATTGAAGACAATGACGGTCAACATGCAGGTGTGACGAACTCCAGTATTGTTCGCAGCCCGGTACATGTTAAGAGGAAGGGGAGACCGAGAACTAACAGATTGCAATCAACAGTTGAAAAGctatcaaagaaaaagaaaacaagtgcGGCGAAAAACAAGTCACAAAGAAGTTCACAG GAACCTATGGACGTGAATGTGCCCTTAGACTCACAATGTACCCAATTGACAGACGAAGCCAGCATTGGACCATACATTCCCAACAATGGGTTCATGTCGCTGCTGACATGTATGGAGGCAGAGATTGTTAACAGTCAAGTTGCTACCACAAGACTCATTTGA